In Vicia villosa cultivar HV-30 ecotype Madison, WI unplaced genomic scaffold, Vvil1.0 ctg.002409F_1_1, whole genome shotgun sequence, one genomic interval encodes:
- the LOC131638775 gene encoding beta-glucosidase 42-like: MVKKEEFMRENGYENGQVSRTDFPSDFVFGVATSAYQIEGASNEGGRGPCIWDAFTHTEGKILDKSNGDVAVDHYHRYLEDIDLIAKLGFSAYRFSLSWSRIFPDGLGTKVNDEGITFYNNIINALLERGIQPFVTLYHWDLPLHLDESMGGWLNKKIVEYFALYADTCFASFGDRVKNWITINEPLQTAVNGYDAGIFAPGRYENRSVEPYLAAHHQILAHAAAVSIYRIKYKDKQGGRIGLVADCEWAEPNSDTIEDKSAAARRLDFQIGWFLHPLYHGEYPEVMRERLGDQLPKFSEEDKKFLLNSLDFIGLNHYTTRLISHVPECNGESHYYNAQEMERIVEWEGGQLIGEKAASEWLYVVPWGLRKVINYVSQKYPAPIYVTENGMDDEDNDSLPLHEMLDDKLRVRYFKGYVASVAEAIKDGADVRGYFAWSLLDNFEWAQGYTKRFGLVYVDYKNGLTRHPKSSAYWFSRFLKDRANKEGKEE, from the exons ATGGTGAAGAAAGAAGAGTTTATGAGAGAAAACGGTTATGAAAATGGACAAGTTTCGCGCACTGACTTCCCTTCCGACTTCGTCTTCGGAGTCGCCACTTCCGCTTATCAG ATAGAAGGTGCTAGCAACGAGGGTGGTAGAGGTCCTTGTATATGGGATGCCTTCACCCACACCGAAG GAAAAATACTTGACAAAAGCAATGGGGATGTAGCAGTTGATCATTATCATCGGTATTTG GAAGATATCGATCTTATAGCCAAGTTGGGTTTTAGCGCTTACAGATTTTCACTTTCCTGGTCTCGTATTTTCCCAG ATGGCTTAGGAACCAAAGTCAATGATGAAGGGATAACATTTTACAACAACATTATTAATGCTCTTCTTGAAAGAG GTATTCAACCTTTTGTAACTTTGTACCATTGGGATCTTCCACTGCATCTTGACGAGTCAATGGGAGGATGGTTGAATAAAAAAATCGT AGAATATTTTGCACTCTATGCAGATACTTGCTTTGCAAGTTTTGGTGATAGAGTGAAAAACTGGATTACTATCAACGAGCCCCTTCAAACTGCAGTTAATGGATATGATGCTGGAATCTTTGCTCCTGGAAGATATGAAAATAGATCAGTAGAGCCATACTTGGCAGCACATCATCAAATCTTAGCCCATGCAGCAGCTGTTTCCATTTACCGAATCAAGTACAAG GATAAACAAGGGGGACGAATAGGACTGGTGGCAGACTGTGAATGGGCTGAGCCTAACTCTGATACGATTGAAGATAAATCTGCTGCTGCAAGACGCCTAGATTTTCAGATTGGCTG GTTCTTGCATCCATTGTATCATGGAGAGTATCCTGAAGTTATGCGTGAACGACTTGGAGACCAGCTTCCTAAATTCTCAGAGGAGGATAAGAAATTTCTTTTGAATTCTTTGGACTTTATTGGTCTAAATCACTACACAACAAGGTTAATTTCACATGTGCCAGAATGCAACGGAGAAAGTCATTACTACAACGCACAGGAGATGGAGAGAATCG TGGAATGGGAAGGTGGCCAGCTCATTGGTGAGAAG GCAGCATCAGAGTGGCTATATGTAGTTCCTTGGGGTCTTCGGAAGGTTATTAATTACGTATCACAAAAATATCCTGCCCCAATATATGTCACAGAAAACG GTATGGACGATGAAGATAATGATAGCTTACCACTGCATGAGATGCTAGATGACAAACTGAGAGTTCGGTATTTCAAGGGATACGTTGCATCAGTTGCGGAGGCTATAAA GGATGGAGCAGATGTGAGAGGATACTTTGCATGGTCATTACTGGACAACTTTGAATGGGCTCAAGGATATACAAAACGCTTTGGATTGGTTTATGTAGATTACAAAAATGGACTCACTAGGCACCCGAAGTCTTCTGCGTATTGGTTTTCGCGGTTTCTGAAAGATAGGGCAAACAAGGAGGGTAAAGAAGAGTAG
- the LOC131638767 gene encoding N-terminal acetyltransferase A complex catalytic subunit NAA10-like isoform X2, translated as MVCIRKATVNDLLAMQACNLFCLPENYQMKYYLYHILSWPQLLYVAEDYNGRIVGYVLAKMEEETNECHGHITSLAVLRTHRKLGIATKLMTAAQHAMEQVFGAEYVSLHVRKSNRAAFNLYTETLGYKIHDVEAKYYADGEDAYDMRKQLKGKQLPQHQHQHQHHHHHHHHGGGCCSGETKGNAKAT; from the exons ATGGTGTGCATACGAAAAGCAACGGTCAACGACCTCCTCGCGATGCAAGCTTGCAATCTCTTCTGTCTCCCGGAGAATTACCAGATGAAGTATTACCTCTACCACATCCTCTCTTGGCCGCAGCTTCTTTACGTCGCCGAGGATTACAACGGCCGTATCGTCGGTTACGTCCTCGCGAAGATGGAAGAGGAGACTAATGAGTGTCATGGACATATTACTTCTCTTGCTGTTTTGAGAACGCATCGGAAACTTGGAATTGCTACTAAGCTTATGACCGCGGCGCAACACGCCATGGAACAG GTGTTTGGTGCTGAATACGTCTCGCTGCACGTCAGGAAGAGCAACCGCGCAGCTTTTAACTTGTACACGGAGACCTTAGGGTACAAGATTCATGATGTGGAGGCCAAGTATTATGCTGACGGGGAGGATGCTTATGACATGAGGAAGCAACTCAAGGGGAAGCAGTTGCCTCAGCACCAGCATCAGCATCAGCATCATCACCATCACCACCACCATGGCGGTGGTTGTTGTTCTGGAGAGACCAAGGGGAATGCAAAAGCCAC CTGA
- the LOC131638767 gene encoding N-terminal acetyltransferase A complex catalytic subunit NAA10-like isoform X1 — translation MVCIRKATVNDLLAMQACNLFCLPENYQMKYYLYHILSWPQLLYVAEDYNGRIVGYVLAKMEEETNECHGHITSLAVLRTHRKLGIATKLMTAAQHAMEQVFGAEYVSLHVRKSNRAAFNLYTETLGYKIHDVEAKYYADGEDAYDMRKQLKGKQLPQHQHQHQHHHHHHHHGGGCCSGETKGNAKAT, via the exons ATGGTGTGCATACGAAAAGCAACGGTCAACGACCTCCTCGCGATGCAAGCTTGCAATCTCTTCTGTCTCCCGGAGAATTACCAGATGAAGTATTACCTCTACCACATCCTCTCTTGGCCGCAGCTTCTTTACGTCGCCGAGGATTACAACGGCCGTATCGTCGGTTACGTCCTCGCGAAGATGGAAGAGGAGACTAATGAGTGTCATGGACATATTACTTCTCTTGCTGTTTTGAGAACGCATCGGAAACTTGGAATTGCTACTAAGCTTATGACCGCGGCGCAACACGCCATGGAACAG GTGTTTGGTGCTGAATACGTCTCGCTGCACGTCAGGAAGAGCAACCGCGCAGCTTTTAACTTGTACACGGAGACCTTAGGGTACAAGATTCATGATGTGGAGGCCAAGTATTATGCTGACGGGGAGGATGCTTATGACATGAGGAAGCAACTCAAGGGGAAGCAGTTGCCTCAGCACCAGCATCAGCATCAGCATCATCACCATCACCACCACCATGGCGGTGGTTGTTGTTCTGGAGAGACCAAGGGGAATGCAAAAGCCACCTGA
- the LOC131638768 gene encoding beta-galactosidase 3-like, translating to MQRFTTKIVNIMKAERLYETQGGTIILSQIENEYGPMEYELGALGKASTQWAAQMAVGDEAKNMMKKDLICSVESDFFCKCDICLTITKVLFVVDGWIVTKPEEALSRWDNFIKHRNQVKWKELNLVRDKIKTLQHVILWRAACGEQAFSTQ from the exons ATGCAAAGATTTACTACTAAGATTGTGAATATAATGAAAGCTGAAAGGTTGTATGAAACACAGGGTGGTACGATAATTCTATCTCAG ATTGAAAATGAATATGGACCGATGGAGTACGAACTCGGTGCTCTTGGTAAAGCCTCTACCCAGTGGGCTGCACAAATGGCTGTAGGAGATGAAGCGAAGAATATGATGAAAAAGGATTTGATATGTTCTGTTGAGTCTGATTTTTTCTGTAAATGTGATATATGTCTTACCATAACAAAG GTACTTTTTGTTGTGGATGGATGGATTGTAACTAAACCAGAAGAAGCTCTATCAAGGTGGGACAATTTCATCAAGCATAGAAATCAGGTGAAGTGGAAG GAACTTAACTTAGTGAGGGATAAG ATAAAAACACTGCAGCATGTAATTTTGTGGAGGGCTGCTTGTGGAGAGCAAGCATTCTCAACACAGTAA
- the LOC131638763 gene encoding F-box/WD-40 repeat-containing protein At3g52030-like: MTKPQPNFTAATGNTPPTPAITSTDQRKKRREAPTTVLSLDGDILCTIFAFLNMFDLVRCSLVCKFWNAILESRSLREFYEKKLLKDSSSSSGFTKKSLRVILGEVAMEQHRLALQCGAFHVDQWKGHSTAISQCRMKMGTVVTGVGDKVIRLWSLDRYKCEEEYSVPDTLPLVDFDFDESKIVGLIGSRLCIWRRNGKRSVFPSLEGKFITGSCMRYFDPEAMVGCDDGAVRVFDMYSRRCSQIIRMHSAPITCLCLSEDQLILSGSTSGNITISDPSSVQKVARLRSSDFRGIKALCLKPSSQLLFAGSAVGYTYCWDMRTRRLLWEKRVSPNVVYSLQHMQNDKSTLAVGGIDGILRFVNQNDGNIVSSCIMENKLCATYQSHSGSIRRARGKRLPEETYINIDAIPTNSRPSITCLAVGMKKIVTTHNARDIRLWKLKDKNICTL, from the exons ATGACCAAACCGCAACCAAACTTCACGGCGGCGACAGGAAACACACCTCCTACTCCGGCGATTACTTCCACCGATCAAAGAAAAAAACGCCGCGAAGCTCCAACCACAGTACTTTCCCTCGACGGCGACATCCTCTGTACCATCTTCGCTTTCCTCAACATGTTTGACCTCGTTCGCTGCTCTCTCGTTTGCAAATTCTG GAATGCAATCCTTGAGTCTCGATCGCTGCGAGAGTTTTACGAGAAGAAGTTGCTGAAGGATTCTTCGAGTTCATCTGGATTTACTAAAAAGTCCTTGAGAGTGATTTTAGGGGAAGTAGCAATGGAGCAGCATAGATTGGCGCTTCAGTGTGGTGCATTTCATGTTGATCAGTGGAAGGGTCATTCAACCGC GATTTCTCAGTGCCGGATGAAAATGGGTACGGTTGTTACTGGTGTGGGAGATAAG GTTATTCGTCTCTGGTCATTAGACCGCTATAAATGTGAAGAAGAATACTCCGTACCTGATACGCTACCTCTagttgactttgattttgacgAGAGCAAG ATTGTTGGTCTAATTGGAAGTCGTTTGTGCATATGGAGGCGGAATGGGAAAAGAAGTGTATTTCCTTCTCTTGAAGGAAAATTCATAACAGGTTCATGCATGCG TTACTTTGATCCAGAAGCTATGGTTGGATGTGATGATGGGGCTGTTCGTGTTTTTGACATGTACAGTAGGAGATGTTCTCAAATAATACG AATGCATTCTGCACCTATAACTTGTTTATGTTTAAGTGAAGATCAACTGATACTAAGTGGCTCCACTTCAGGGAATATAACAATATCAGATCCTTCTTCTGTTCAGAAAGTAGCAAGACTTAGATCAAGTGATTTTAGAG GGATAAAGGCGTTGTGTTTAAAACCCTCATCTCAACTACTGTTTGCCGGATCAGCTGTTGGATATACATATTGTTGGGACATGAG GACAAGGAGACTGTTGTGGGAGAAACGAGTGAGTCCTAATGTCGTTTATTCTCTACAGCACATGCAAAATGACAAATCAACATTGGCTGTTGGAGGAATAGATGGTATCTTAAGATTTGTAAATCAAAATGATGGCAATATTGTTTCAAGTTGTATTATGGAGAATAAATTGTGTGCAACATATCAAAGTCATTCGGGCAGTATCCGAAGAGCGAGGGGAAAGAGGTTGCCTGAGGAAACCTACATAAATATTGATGCCATTCCGACGAATTCTCGACCTTCGATTACATGCCTTGCTGTTGGAATGAAGAAGATTGTTACCACACATAATGCCAGAGACATCAGATTGTGGAAAttgaaagacaaaaatatctgtaCACTGTAA